The genome window CGCCGCAGGGCCAACGCGACCGGGCCATGCTGGAATTATTGTATGCCACCGGCTTGCGGGTTTCGGAACTGGTCGGCCTCAAGACCGGCAACCTCAATCTGGAAGTTGGGTATCTGCGCTCGTTCGGCAAGGGCGACAAGGAACGGGTGATCCCGATGGGAGATGCGGCTCGCCAACAAGTTAAGTTATACATTCAGGAAGTACGCCCTAAATATTTGAAAAATAATGTTAATAATGATCTATTTTTGAGTCGGCGCGGAGTTCGCATGACGCGTCAGGGGTTTTGGAAGCTGCTCAAGCAATATGTCCGCCAGGCCGGGATTGCCGCCGAGGTTTCACCGCATACGCTGCGCCATGCTTTCGCCACGCATCTGTTGGAACGAGGGGCCGATTTGCGTTCCGTGCAGCAGATGCTGGGGCATTCAGATATTGCAACGACGCAGATCTACACCCATATTTTACAGGAAAGAATGCGGGATATCCTGGACCGGCATCACCCCAGAGCCTGAGCGCGCGGACCTCAAATTTTTTGTTGACGGGCTTGTCTATTAAAGCTAAGATTTTGAGATATTTACCTGCCCGCCTATCTGGTTCCTGTCCAATTCAGACCGCAATTTACGGGACGGCCATGAGTCTGAGTATTGATATTGATGACATACCCGAGGATGGGCCTCTGGAATTGGATCTTTCAGAATCAGCGGATCAGTTCGCCGTCTATTCTGAAGAAAACTCTCTGGCTGAACCTGTACGGGTGACGGGCAGTTTAACCCGATCCAACCATGATATTTTTTGGGTTGGTGAGGTGTCCACGGTCATGAACATGACCTGCTCGCGTTGCCTGGAACCGTTCCGGCTGGATGTTCACACTCCGGTCACGACTTCATTCCTTCCGGCGCCGGATGCGGATGAGTTGGAAGCGGAGCAGGAACTGGTCGAATCCGACATAGAACTTGAGTATTACACAGACCATAAAATTGACTTGACTCAATCTGTTTACGATCAGATTATGTTGAGTCTTCCAATGGTCCATTTGTGCACGGAAGATTGTAAGGGGATCTGCCCGCAATGCGGAGCTTCCCTGAACCGGGAAGGCTGCCGGTGTGAGGGGGATGAAAACATCGACCCACGGCTGGCCGTCTTGAAACAACTGAAGGACAAGCTGAAATAATCAGGAGCCATCATGCCAGTACCTAAGAAACGAACATCGAAGTCTCGCAAAGGCATGCGCCGGGCGCACGATTCCCTGACTGCACCGGGATTCGGAGAATGTCCGCAATGCCACGAATTCAAACGTCCCCACCACGTATGCCCGCACTGCGGTTACTACAAGGATAAAGAAGTGCTTGAGGTGGAAGCCATATAACCGGTGATTCGGGAAGCGTTTGCTTCCTCGAAGCACAGGGGCTTTTGTAAGACAGTGCCATACCCCAGACCAAGCGGAATGCCCTCGCGCATTCCATTCCTGCCCCAATCAGTCTGGTCGCAACGTTGAGGGTCGTTTGAAGGACCGGAGGAGCGCAAATACAAAATGAAAATCGTCGTCGATGCCATGGGAGGAGACTTTGCGCCGGAAGCCGTTGTCGAGGGAGCCGTCCTGGCGACCCGCGAATTCGGGTTTCCGGTCATCCTCGTTGGTATTGAGGACGCCATCCAGAAGGAACTGGACAAGTACGAAGATGCGAAAGACCTTCCCATAGAAGTCCGGCACGCCAGCGAAGTGGTGGAAATGCACGAAAGCCCGGGCAAGGTGCTGCGATCCAAAAGGGATTCGTCCATGAAAGTGGGGCTGGACCTGGTCAAGAGCGGGGAAGGGGAGGCGTTCATCAGCGCCGGCAACACCGGCGCCGTACTGGCCTACTCCACCATCATCCTGCGACCGCTTAAAGGGGTGGACCGCCCGGCCATCGCCATTCAACTGCCCACGCAAAAAGGCTTCGCCATTCTTTTAGATGCCGGCGCCAACGTCGATTGCAAATCCAATC of Nitrospina watsonii contains these proteins:
- the rpmF gene encoding 50S ribosomal protein L32 codes for the protein MPVPKKRTSKSRKGMRRAHDSLTAPGFGECPQCHEFKRPHHVCPHCGYYKDKEVLEVEAI
- a CDS encoding YceD family protein; this encodes MSLSIDIDDIPEDGPLELDLSESADQFAVYSEENSLAEPVRVTGSLTRSNHDIFWVGEVSTVMNMTCSRCLEPFRLDVHTPVTTSFLPAPDADELEAEQELVESDIELEYYTDHKIDLTQSVYDQIMLSLPMVHLCTEDCKGICPQCGASLNREGCRCEGDENIDPRLAVLKQLKDKLK
- the xerD gene encoding site-specific tyrosine recombinase XerD — encoded protein: MNPGLKQFVEYLTIEKRHSPHTVAAYRRDISGFLDAFSGETLHCITTSAIREYFLSLKKKGLATRSLARVLSSLKAFYRFLLQENLVDVNPVEILESPSLWRKLPGILSLQDVEALLNAPDESTPQGQRDRAMLELLYATGLRVSELVGLKTGNLNLEVGYLRSFGKGDKERVIPMGDAARQQVKLYIQEVRPKYLKNNVNNDLFLSRRGVRMTRQGFWKLLKQYVRQAGIAAEVSPHTLRHAFATHLLERGADLRSVQQMLGHSDIATTQIYTHILQERMRDILDRHHPRA